Proteins from a single region of Oryza brachyantha chromosome 6, ObraRS2, whole genome shotgun sequence:
- the LOC102716879 gene encoding beta-1,2-xylosyltransferase XYXT1-like isoform X3: MRRGEAKGSRGANRSSLWSWKSSYIGYGLVVGFVLMLLYLMVSAQFSSSPNAYLGGPAKISQTESISSARHQENHAGQEDGNRENEEPYNEEVARTHTEPSTGNERNSDITEERHQSKRKDNLGGGTGDFHNVANTKPICDTSFGKYDICVLDGDARAQGGTAATVTLVSPHAAPQEWKIKPYSRKYLDGLKAVTVKSVTNPEDAPQCTTRLNVPAIVIELGGLTGNYWHDFTDVLIPLFIGASRFSGEVQLVVVNLLPFWVDKYRKIFSQISRYEIIDLDKDHGVVRCYPHVVVGYGSRKEFTIDPSLDDTGGGYTMLNFTEFLRHSYSLPRDRPIKLNAIGPPGLARPRPRMMILERTNSRKFMNLPEVVAAAEAVGFEVTVAGRPMASFDEFAREVNSFDVMLGVHGAGLTNCLFLPTGAVLVQIVPYGRLENIAQTDFGDPAQDMGLRYIQYSIAADESSLMDVFGKDHPMIKDPIAVHMSGWGNVAEWYLGKQDVRVNIDRFRPAVTQALEYLQ; this comes from the exons ATGAGGCGAGGAGAAGCGAAGGGTTCAAGGGGCGCAAATCGATCGTCGTTGTGGTCATGGAAGAGCAGCTATATTGGATATGGCTTAGTTGTTGGCTTCGTGTTGATGCTGCTGTATTTGATGGTCTCCGCGCAGTTCAGCAGCAGCCCAAACG CTTATTTAGGCGGCCCAGCAAAAATCAGTCAAACCGAATCGATTTCTTCTGCAAGGCATCAAGAGAATCATGCAGGACAAG AAGATGGAAACAGAGAAAACGAGGAACCCTACAACGAGGAGGTAGCTAGAACACACACGGAACCATCAACAG GCAACGAAAGGAACTCTGATATCACGGAGGAAAGACACCAATCCAAGAGAAAGGACAATCTCG GAGGAGGAACGGGCGATTTCCACAATGTCGCCAACACCAAACCGATCTGCGACACGTCGTTCGGCAAGTACGACATTTGCGtgctcgacggcgacgcacgggcacAGGGGGGCACTGCAGCCACGGTCACGCTCGTCTCACCGCACGCTGCGCCGCAAGAGTGGAAGATAAAGCCCTACTCCCGGAAGTACCTCGACGGCCTCAAGGCGGTCACGGTGAAGTCCGTCACCAACCCCGAGGACGCCCCACAGTGCACGACACGACTCAACGTCCCGGCAATCGTCATCGAGCTTGGCGGGCTGACCGGCAACTACTGGCATGACTTCACCGACGTGCTTATCCCCCTCTTCATCGGCGCGTCTCGCTTCAGCGGGGAGGTccagctcgtcgtcgtcaacCTGCTGCCTTTCTGGGTCGACAAGTACAGGAAAATATTCAGCCAGATCTCACGCTACGAGATCATCGACCTAGACAAGGACCACGGCGTCGTGCGGTGTTACCCGCATGTGGTTGTCGGCTACGGCAGCCGCAAGGAGTTCACTATTGATCCATCCCTGGATGacaccggcggcggctacaCCATGCTAAACTTCACTGAATTCCTGAGGCACTCCTACTCGCTTCCGCGCGACCGTCCGATCAAGCTCAATGCAATTGGCCCCCCTGGGCTGGCACGGCCGCGGCCACGGATGATGATCCTGGAGCGGACCAACAGCCGCAAGTTCATGAACCTCCCGGAGGTCGTCGCGGCTGCCGAGGCCGTGGGGTTCGAAGtgaccgtcgccggccgtccaATGGCTAGTTTTGATGAGTTCGCCCGGGAGGTGAATTCCTTCGACGTGATGCTGGGCGTGCACGGGGCCGGGCTGACAAACTGCCTGTTCCTCCCCACGGGGGCCGTGCTCGTGCAGATCGTGCCGTACGGGCGACTGGAGAACATTGCTCAGACCGATTTTGGCGACCCTGCACAAGACATGGGACTCCGGTACATCCAGTACAGCATTGCGGCCGACGAGAGTTCTCTGATGGACGTGTTCGGCAAGGACCACCCAATGATCAAGGACCCTATCGCCGTGCACATGAGCGGGTGGGGCAACGTTGCCGAGTGGTACCTTGGGAAGCAGGACGTGCGGGTCAACATAGACCGATTCAGGCCTGCCGTCACCCAGGCGTTGGAGTACCTGCAGTAG
- the LOC102716879 gene encoding beta-1,2-xylosyltransferase XYXT1-like isoform X2, whose amino-acid sequence MRRGEAKGSRGANRSSLWSWKSSYIGYGLVVGFVLMLLYLMVSAQFSSSPNAYLGGPAKISQTESISSARHQENHAGQDGNRENEEPYNEEVARTHTEPSTGQCQGNERNSDITEERHQSKRKDNLGGGTGDFHNVANTKPICDTSFGKYDICVLDGDARAQGGTAATVTLVSPHAAPQEWKIKPYSRKYLDGLKAVTVKSVTNPEDAPQCTTRLNVPAIVIELGGLTGNYWHDFTDVLIPLFIGASRFSGEVQLVVVNLLPFWVDKYRKIFSQISRYEIIDLDKDHGVVRCYPHVVVGYGSRKEFTIDPSLDDTGGGYTMLNFTEFLRHSYSLPRDRPIKLNAIGPPGLARPRPRMMILERTNSRKFMNLPEVVAAAEAVGFEVTVAGRPMASFDEFAREVNSFDVMLGVHGAGLTNCLFLPTGAVLVQIVPYGRLENIAQTDFGDPAQDMGLRYIQYSIAADESSLMDVFGKDHPMIKDPIAVHMSGWGNVAEWYLGKQDVRVNIDRFRPAVTQALEYLQ is encoded by the exons ATGAGGCGAGGAGAAGCGAAGGGTTCAAGGGGCGCAAATCGATCGTCGTTGTGGTCATGGAAGAGCAGCTATATTGGATATGGCTTAGTTGTTGGCTTCGTGTTGATGCTGCTGTATTTGATGGTCTCCGCGCAGTTCAGCAGCAGCCCAAACG CTTATTTAGGCGGCCCAGCAAAAATCAGTCAAACCGAATCGATTTCTTCTGCAAGGCATCAAGAGAATCATGCAGGACAAG ATGGAAACAGAGAAAACGAGGAACCCTACAACGAGGAGGTAGCTAGAACACACACGGAACCATCAACAGGTCAGTGTCAAG GCAACGAAAGGAACTCTGATATCACGGAGGAAAGACACCAATCCAAGAGAAAGGACAATCTCG GAGGAGGAACGGGCGATTTCCACAATGTCGCCAACACCAAACCGATCTGCGACACGTCGTTCGGCAAGTACGACATTTGCGtgctcgacggcgacgcacgggcacAGGGGGGCACTGCAGCCACGGTCACGCTCGTCTCACCGCACGCTGCGCCGCAAGAGTGGAAGATAAAGCCCTACTCCCGGAAGTACCTCGACGGCCTCAAGGCGGTCACGGTGAAGTCCGTCACCAACCCCGAGGACGCCCCACAGTGCACGACACGACTCAACGTCCCGGCAATCGTCATCGAGCTTGGCGGGCTGACCGGCAACTACTGGCATGACTTCACCGACGTGCTTATCCCCCTCTTCATCGGCGCGTCTCGCTTCAGCGGGGAGGTccagctcgtcgtcgtcaacCTGCTGCCTTTCTGGGTCGACAAGTACAGGAAAATATTCAGCCAGATCTCACGCTACGAGATCATCGACCTAGACAAGGACCACGGCGTCGTGCGGTGTTACCCGCATGTGGTTGTCGGCTACGGCAGCCGCAAGGAGTTCACTATTGATCCATCCCTGGATGacaccggcggcggctacaCCATGCTAAACTTCACTGAATTCCTGAGGCACTCCTACTCGCTTCCGCGCGACCGTCCGATCAAGCTCAATGCAATTGGCCCCCCTGGGCTGGCACGGCCGCGGCCACGGATGATGATCCTGGAGCGGACCAACAGCCGCAAGTTCATGAACCTCCCGGAGGTCGTCGCGGCTGCCGAGGCCGTGGGGTTCGAAGtgaccgtcgccggccgtccaATGGCTAGTTTTGATGAGTTCGCCCGGGAGGTGAATTCCTTCGACGTGATGCTGGGCGTGCACGGGGCCGGGCTGACAAACTGCCTGTTCCTCCCCACGGGGGCCGTGCTCGTGCAGATCGTGCCGTACGGGCGACTGGAGAACATTGCTCAGACCGATTTTGGCGACCCTGCACAAGACATGGGACTCCGGTACATCCAGTACAGCATTGCGGCCGACGAGAGTTCTCTGATGGACGTGTTCGGCAAGGACCACCCAATGATCAAGGACCCTATCGCCGTGCACATGAGCGGGTGGGGCAACGTTGCCGAGTGGTACCTTGGGAAGCAGGACGTGCGGGTCAACATAGACCGATTCAGGCCTGCCGTCACCCAGGCGTTGGAGTACCTGCAGTAG
- the LOC102716879 gene encoding beta-1,2-xylosyltransferase XYXT1-like isoform X1, whose translation MRRGEAKGSRGANRSSLWSWKSSYIGYGLVVGFVLMLLYLMVSAQFSSSPNAYLGGPAKISQTESISSARHQENHAGQEDGNRENEEPYNEEVARTHTEPSTGQCQGNERNSDITEERHQSKRKDNLGGGTGDFHNVANTKPICDTSFGKYDICVLDGDARAQGGTAATVTLVSPHAAPQEWKIKPYSRKYLDGLKAVTVKSVTNPEDAPQCTTRLNVPAIVIELGGLTGNYWHDFTDVLIPLFIGASRFSGEVQLVVVNLLPFWVDKYRKIFSQISRYEIIDLDKDHGVVRCYPHVVVGYGSRKEFTIDPSLDDTGGGYTMLNFTEFLRHSYSLPRDRPIKLNAIGPPGLARPRPRMMILERTNSRKFMNLPEVVAAAEAVGFEVTVAGRPMASFDEFAREVNSFDVMLGVHGAGLTNCLFLPTGAVLVQIVPYGRLENIAQTDFGDPAQDMGLRYIQYSIAADESSLMDVFGKDHPMIKDPIAVHMSGWGNVAEWYLGKQDVRVNIDRFRPAVTQALEYLQ comes from the exons ATGAGGCGAGGAGAAGCGAAGGGTTCAAGGGGCGCAAATCGATCGTCGTTGTGGTCATGGAAGAGCAGCTATATTGGATATGGCTTAGTTGTTGGCTTCGTGTTGATGCTGCTGTATTTGATGGTCTCCGCGCAGTTCAGCAGCAGCCCAAACG CTTATTTAGGCGGCCCAGCAAAAATCAGTCAAACCGAATCGATTTCTTCTGCAAGGCATCAAGAGAATCATGCAGGACAAG AAGATGGAAACAGAGAAAACGAGGAACCCTACAACGAGGAGGTAGCTAGAACACACACGGAACCATCAACAGGTCAGTGTCAAG GCAACGAAAGGAACTCTGATATCACGGAGGAAAGACACCAATCCAAGAGAAAGGACAATCTCG GAGGAGGAACGGGCGATTTCCACAATGTCGCCAACACCAAACCGATCTGCGACACGTCGTTCGGCAAGTACGACATTTGCGtgctcgacggcgacgcacgggcacAGGGGGGCACTGCAGCCACGGTCACGCTCGTCTCACCGCACGCTGCGCCGCAAGAGTGGAAGATAAAGCCCTACTCCCGGAAGTACCTCGACGGCCTCAAGGCGGTCACGGTGAAGTCCGTCACCAACCCCGAGGACGCCCCACAGTGCACGACACGACTCAACGTCCCGGCAATCGTCATCGAGCTTGGCGGGCTGACCGGCAACTACTGGCATGACTTCACCGACGTGCTTATCCCCCTCTTCATCGGCGCGTCTCGCTTCAGCGGGGAGGTccagctcgtcgtcgtcaacCTGCTGCCTTTCTGGGTCGACAAGTACAGGAAAATATTCAGCCAGATCTCACGCTACGAGATCATCGACCTAGACAAGGACCACGGCGTCGTGCGGTGTTACCCGCATGTGGTTGTCGGCTACGGCAGCCGCAAGGAGTTCACTATTGATCCATCCCTGGATGacaccggcggcggctacaCCATGCTAAACTTCACTGAATTCCTGAGGCACTCCTACTCGCTTCCGCGCGACCGTCCGATCAAGCTCAATGCAATTGGCCCCCCTGGGCTGGCACGGCCGCGGCCACGGATGATGATCCTGGAGCGGACCAACAGCCGCAAGTTCATGAACCTCCCGGAGGTCGTCGCGGCTGCCGAGGCCGTGGGGTTCGAAGtgaccgtcgccggccgtccaATGGCTAGTTTTGATGAGTTCGCCCGGGAGGTGAATTCCTTCGACGTGATGCTGGGCGTGCACGGGGCCGGGCTGACAAACTGCCTGTTCCTCCCCACGGGGGCCGTGCTCGTGCAGATCGTGCCGTACGGGCGACTGGAGAACATTGCTCAGACCGATTTTGGCGACCCTGCACAAGACATGGGACTCCGGTACATCCAGTACAGCATTGCGGCCGACGAGAGTTCTCTGATGGACGTGTTCGGCAAGGACCACCCAATGATCAAGGACCCTATCGCCGTGCACATGAGCGGGTGGGGCAACGTTGCCGAGTGGTACCTTGGGAAGCAGGACGTGCGGGTCAACATAGACCGATTCAGGCCTGCCGTCACCCAGGCGTTGGAGTACCTGCAGTAG